One Euphorbia lathyris chromosome 1, ddEupLath1.1, whole genome shotgun sequence DNA segment encodes these proteins:
- the LOC136231860 gene encoding protein NRT1/ PTR FAMILY 4.6-like — protein MGEANELRAWEGYVDWKNRPALRGRHGGMLAASFVLVVEVLENLAYLANASNLVLYLSKFMHFSPSTSANIVTNFMGTAFFLALLGGFLSDAFFITYRIYLISAAIEFMGLLVLTVQARQPSLRPLACAVASKLSISCEVVDGSKAVMLFTGLYLVALGVGGIKGSLPPHGAEQFDETTPQGRNQRSTFFNYFIFCLSFGALIAVTFVVWIEDNKGWQWGFGISTVTILLSIPIFLLGSPFYRNKVPTGSPITTMFKVIVAATYNTSKHPRNNSVISSSYTTETQDCKTSKSIGFLDRAVTNNNSRNPLLQCTVKDVEEVKIVVKILPIFMSTIMLNCCLAQLSTFSVHQASTMNTTLGSLKVPPASLPVFPVIFIMILAPIYNHIILPFARRVTKTEMGITHLQRIGTGLVLSIIAMAVAALVEMKRKRVAESESTDSNQPLPMTFLWIAIQYLFLGSADLFTLAGMMEFFFTEAPISMRSLSTSLSWTSLAMGYYLSSVLVSIVNGVTSAYRHTPWLFGNNLNHYHLERFYWLMCILSALNFLHYLFWASRYTYKSTTPDDDNQHSHSLSVIQ, from the exons ATG GGAGAAGCAAACGAGTTAAGAGCATGGGAAGGCTATGTAGACTGGAAGAACAGGCCTGCCTTGAGAGGCCGTCACGGTGGCATGCTTGCTGCCTCCTTTGTCTTGG TTGTGGAGGTACTTGAGAATCTGGCATACCTAGCAAATGCAAGTAACCTTGTGCTATACTTGTCCAAGTTTATGCATTTTTCGCCCTCAACCTCTGCCAATATCGTCACCAACTTCATGGGGACTGCCTTTTTCCTTGCTTTACTTGGTGGCTTTCTCTCTGATGCTTTTTTCATCACCTATCGCATCTACTTGATAAGTGCTGCTATTGAATTCATG GGGCTGCTGGTGCTGACAGTGCAAGCGCGACAGCCATCACTGAGACCGTTGGCGTGTGCTGTAGCAAGCAAATTAAGCATCTCATGCGAAGTAGTAGATGGAAGCAAAGCAGTGATGTTATTTACAGGCCTTTATCTAGTAGCACTTGGTGTTGGAGGGATAAAAGGCTCACTTCCTCCACATGGTGCTGAGCAATTTGATGAAACTACACCTCAAGGAAGAAACCAGCGCTCTACCTTCTTTAATTACTTCATTTTCTGCCTCTCTTTTGGTGCTCTAATCGCGGTAACTTTCGTGGTTTGGATTGAAGATAACAAAGGATGGCAATGGGGTTTCGGAATCTCTACTGTAACAATACTTCTCTCCATTCCAATCTTCCTCCTCGGATCACCATTTTACAGGAACAAAGTTCCCACAGGAAGTCCAATCACAACCATGTTTAAGGTCATAGTTGCAGCAACTTACAACACCTCTAAACATCCTAGGAATAATTCTGTCATAAGCTCATCATACACTACTGAAACCCAGGATTGTAAGACATCAAAAAGTATCGGATTTCTTGATCGAGCAGTGACAAATAACAACTCTAGAAATCCATTGCTTCAATGCACAGTGAAGGATGTAGAAGAGGTTAAGATAGTAGTAAAAATACTCCCCATTTTTATGTCAACAATCATGCTAAATTGCTGCCTTGCTCAGCTCTCAACCTTCTCTGTACATCAAGCATCAACCATGAACACAACCCTTGGTTCTCTAAAAGTCCCACCGGCTTCCCTTCCTGTATTCCCTGTCATATTCATCATGATCCTGGCGCCTATTTACAACCATATAATCCTTCCATTTGCCAGAAGAGTAACCAAAACCGAAATGGGGATAACACATCTGCAGAGAATAGGGACAGGATTAGTCCTTTCAATTATAGCAATGGCAGTTGCAGCTCTAGTTGAAATGAAGCGAAAGAGAGTGGCGGAATCCGAATCAACAGACTCAAATCAACCTCTGCCGATGACATTCCTGTGGATAGCAATACAGTACTTGTTTCTTGGATCAGCAGACCTATTCACATTAGCTGGAATGATGGAATTTTTCTTCACAGAAGCGCCTATAAGCATGAGATCATTGTCTACTTCCTTGTCATGGACATCTCTGGCTATGGGGTATTATCTGAGCTCTGTGCTTGTTTCTATAGTGAATGGTGTTACTAGTGCCTATAGACACACGCCATGGCTGTTTGGGAACAACTTGAACCATTATCATTTGGAGAGGTTTTATTGGTTGATGTGCATATTAAGTGCTCTTAACTTCCTGCATTATCTCTTCTGGGCTTCTCGCTACACATATAAATCTACAACTCCTGATGATGATAATCAACATTCACATTCACTCTCTGTAATTCAATAG
- the LOC136231868 gene encoding uncharacterized protein: MLSISLSSQSSMASFLQPFQPNAFSSNSRLGRPCPSRPLTIVAMAPQKKVNRIDNGWGKKWYGAGIFYESSEELEFDVFKEIEKRKVLSNVEKAGLLSKAEELGFTLSSIEKLGVFSKAEELGLLSLLEKLAGVSPAAMASAALPVLVAAVAAIVLIPDDSAGLVAVQYVLAGSLLVGGVGLFIGSIVLDGLQEAD, encoded by the exons atgctctctATCTCTCTTTCATCGCAATCATCAATGGCTTCTTTTCTTCAACCATTCCAACCTAACGCCTTCTCCTCCAATTCTCGCCTCGGCCGTCCATGTCCTTCCAGACCCCTCACAATCGTCGCCATGGCTCCCCAAAAGAAG GTGAATAGAATAGATAATGGCTGGGGGAAGAAATGGTACGGAGCAGGAATATTCTACGAAAGCAGTGAAGAATTAGAATTCGACGTTTTCAAGGAGATAGAGAAGAGAAAAGTCCTGAGCAACGTAGAAAAGGCAGGACTGTTGTCCAAGGCGGAGGAGCTTGGATTCACCCTGTCATCAATAGAGAAATTGGGGGTTTTTTCGAAAGCTGAGGAATTGGGGCTGCTGAGTTTGTTAGAGAAGCTAGCCGGTGTCTCGCCGGCTGCTATGGCGTCTGCTGCGCTGCCTGTACTTGTGGCGGCTGTGGCAGCGATTGTGTTAATTCCGGATGATTCGGCTGGGTTGGTGGCGGTGCAATATGTGTTGGCTGGTTCGCTTCTGGTTGGTGGTGTTGGCTTGTTTATTGGGTCTATTGTGCTTGATGGATTGCAAGAAGCTGATTGA